One window from the genome of Proteiniborus sp. DW1 encodes:
- a CDS encoding PTS sugar transporter subunit IIB: MLKIYTVCGNGIGSSIMLKTKVEEICEENGIKAVVESTDFNSAQGKTCDFLITVKELAEQFDDRDVIVVRSYVNKKKIQEDILEILLEKAGMK; this comes from the coding sequence GTGCTAAAGATTTATACTGTATGTGGAAATGGTATTGGTAGTAGCATAATGTTAAAAACAAAAGTAGAAGAGATTTGTGAAGAGAATGGAATTAAAGCTGTGGTAGAATCTACAGATTTTAACTCGGCACAAGGGAAGACTTGTGATTTTCTAATTACTGTCAAAGAACTAGCTGAACAATTTGATGATAGAGACGTTATTGTAGTACGAAGCTATGTTAACAAGAAAAAAATACAAGAAGATATACTAGAAATATTATTAGAAAAAGCAGGTATGAAGTAG